From the Lolium rigidum isolate FL_2022 chromosome 2, APGP_CSIRO_Lrig_0.1, whole genome shotgun sequence genome, one window contains:
- the LOC124688582 gene encoding fatty-acid-binding protein 2-like, giving the protein MKPDWSFFSKLDHNGGYLHKFPADSLISHDTGLRLIAQVGTLVESSFQNPRHICSAGSGAVQEVFGCFNKVAGAFYFCLSRASNPKILHRLSAVAGSGSRACRSQIKQATSCLQHLAGLQFGSRVREERAIQMILARLANVTFGQLWNDVEEQQACNILMLAAASVIPPFENISPKMLMDSITLGKDGTQIREHMDQSYLEERRPGCARVAVPRTIFPEDVTEPTTGIKFPTLLEDNSNPTAEVLVGMGIRSMRIMRVKNLNVYAFGLYIQPDSVCNKLGSKYASVPAAELKDHPDFYEDLLRENIHMTVRLVVSYNGLSIGTVRNAFEKSLCFRLQKMNPNTDYDCLKTFGSYFSEDIRIPAGTKIDFRQTSGGQLITEIDGKQIGAIQSKDLCRAFFDMYIGDPPVSVETKQDIAKNVGGLIRRC; this is encoded by the exons ATGAAGCCTGATTGGTCCTTTTTCTCCAAGCTTGATCACAACGGAGGATATCTGCATAAGTTCCCAGCAGACTCTCTGATATCTCATGATACCGGGTTGAGATTAATAGCACAGGTCGGAACACTAGTCGAGAGTTCCTTTCAGAATCCCAGACATATATGTTCTGCAGGAAGTGGTGCAGTTCAGGAGGTGTTCGGCTGCTTCAACAAAGTTGCGGGGGCTTTCTATTTCTGCCTTTCTAGAGCATCAAATCCCAAGATCTTACATAGGCTGTCTGCTGTTGCAGGCTCTGGTTCAAGAGCCTGTCGGTCACAAATAAAACAAGCGACCTCTTGCCTGCAGCATTTGGCTGGATTGCAGTTTGGTTCTCGAGTAAGAGAAGAGCGTGCTATACAGATGATCTTAGCCAGGCTTGCAAATGTGACATTTGGGCAACTCTGGAATGACGTGGAGGAGCAACAGGCCTGTAACATTCTTATGCTAGCTGCTGCTTCTGTGATACCACCATTTGAAAACAT ATCACCAAAGATGCTCATGGATTCAATTACTTTGGGCAAAGATGGTACACAGATCAGAGAACATATGGACCAGTCATATTTGGAAGAAAGGCGTCCAGGTTGTGCTCGTGTTGCTGTGCCAAGAACAATCTTTCCAGAAGATGTGACAGAACCAACAACAGGAATCAAGTTCCCTACCCTTCTTGAGGACAATTCAAACCCAACTGCAGAg GTACTTGTTGGGATGGGTATTAGGAGCATGCGGATAATGCGGGTAAAAAATCTGAATGTCTATGCCTTTGGATTAT ATATACAACCAGATTCTGTTTGCAACAAGCTGGGTTCGAAGTATGCTTCTGTTCCAGCTGCGGAGCTGAAGGATCACCCAGATTTCTATGAAGATCTTCTAAG GGAAAACATTCATATGACAGTTAGGCTGGTAGTTAGCTACAATGGCCTTAGCATTGGAACGGTGCGAAA TGCATTCGAGAAGTCTCTGTGCTTCAGACTGCAAAAG ATGAATCCTAACACCGATTACGATTGCCTGAAGACGTTTGGCTCTTATTTCAGTGAAGACATCCGGATACCTGCA GGTACGAAGATCGACTTCCGTCAAACATCTGGAGGCCAGCTTATAACTGAAA TTGATGGCAAACAAATTGGTGCTATCCAGAGCAAAGACCTTTGCA GGGCTTTTTTCGATATGTACATTGGTGACCCCCCTGTTTCAGTGGAGACCAAACAAGACATTGCAAAAAATGTGGGTGGACTCATTAGAAGATGCTAG